The following proteins come from a genomic window of Corallococcus sp. NCRR:
- the rtcA gene encoding RNA 3'-terminal phosphate cyclase — MVRIDGSQGEGGGQVLRTALALSLVTGTPFEMVNVRAGRAKPGLLRQHLTALKAAETVGAAEVTGAELGSRQLSFHPRALSAGNYHFAVGSAGSATLVLQTVLPALLHAEGASTLMLEGGTHNPAAPPFDFLEKVYLPLLRRMGPRVDVTLERPGFYPAGGGRFRVDIHPAKLQPLQLLERGRVLRTEVVAQVAAIPFDVAKRELDTVAAALKLRPDQQRPEELKRSYGPGNVLRVEVESEHVTEVFTGFGERGKRAEVVAEEVAAKVKRYLDAGVPVGEHLCDQLLLLCALAKGGHFRTVALDSHSLTQRETMAHFLDVKMDVRELERDVHEVTVRG; from the coding sequence ATGGTTCGCATCGATGGTTCACAGGGGGAGGGGGGCGGCCAGGTGCTGCGCACCGCGCTGGCGCTGTCGCTGGTGACGGGCACGCCGTTCGAGATGGTCAACGTGCGCGCGGGCCGCGCCAAGCCGGGCCTCTTGCGTCAGCACCTCACCGCGCTCAAGGCCGCGGAGACGGTGGGCGCCGCGGAGGTGACGGGCGCGGAGCTGGGCTCCAGGCAGCTGTCCTTCCATCCGCGCGCGTTGTCCGCGGGCAACTACCACTTCGCGGTGGGCTCGGCGGGCAGCGCGACGCTGGTGCTGCAGACGGTGCTGCCCGCGCTCCTGCACGCGGAAGGGGCCTCCACGCTGATGCTGGAGGGCGGGACGCACAACCCGGCGGCGCCGCCGTTCGACTTCCTGGAGAAGGTGTACCTGCCGCTGCTCCGCCGCATGGGCCCGCGCGTGGACGTGACGCTGGAGCGGCCCGGCTTCTATCCGGCCGGAGGAGGCCGCTTCCGCGTGGACATCCATCCCGCGAAGCTCCAGCCGCTCCAGTTGCTGGAGCGCGGACGGGTGCTGCGCACGGAGGTCGTGGCCCAGGTGGCGGCCATCCCCTTCGACGTGGCGAAGCGCGAGCTGGACACCGTGGCCGCCGCGCTGAAGCTGCGGCCGGATCAGCAGCGCCCGGAAGAGCTCAAGCGCTCCTACGGCCCAGGCAACGTGCTGCGCGTCGAGGTGGAGAGCGAGCACGTGACGGAGGTCTTCACCGGCTTCGGCGAGCGCGGCAAGCGCGCGGAGGTCGTGGCCGAGGAGGTCGCCGCGAAGGTGAAGCGCTACCTGGACGCGGGCGTGCCCGTGGGCGAGCACCTGTGTGATCAGCTCCTGCTGCTGTGCGCCCTGGCGAAGGGCGGCCACTTCCGCACGGTGGCGCTGGACAGCCATTCGCTCACGCAGCGCGAGACGATGGCGCACTTCCTCGACGTGAAGATGGACGTGCGGGAGCTGGAGCGTGACGTGCACGAGGTGACGGTGCGCGGCTGA
- the rtcR gene encoding RNA repair transcriptional activator RtcR gives MAQKAKARRTVVIGMLGTTLDTGMGAQRWARWRPTVSLCQQEDLVVHRLELLHPPHGTSLAAVIRDDIAQVSPETEVRLTSLPIRDPWNLEEVYGALLDHVRAQPFHPEEEDYLVHITTGTHIAQICMFLLVESRLIPGRLVQTSPGKGKEHGAVGTHAIIDLDLSNYDTLAARFRQQQREGLSFLKSGIDTRNAAFNRIIERIEQVAVQSRAPLLLTGPTGAGKSQLAKRIYALKKARNQVTGPFVDLNCATLRGDGAMSTLFGHVKGAFTGAVGDRPGLMRQANGGVLFLDEIGELGADEQAMLLRALEDKRFLPVGADKEAESDFQLIAGTNRDLQLDVERGRFREDLLARINLWTFRLPALRERPEDIAPNLQYELDQASQTLGTRVTMSKEAQEHFLRFATSPEGRWSGNFRDLNAAVLRMSTLAAGGRMTRDVVDEEMDRLRAQWRPASAAMSAGEDVLVEVMGATRAAELDRFDRVQLADVVTVCRSARSLSDAGRTLFAQSRAQKKSINDADRLRKYLARFGLAWADVSGRDAE, from the coding sequence ATGGCTCAAAAGGCGAAGGCGCGGCGGACGGTCGTCATCGGGATGCTGGGGACGACGCTGGACACGGGGATGGGGGCACAGCGCTGGGCGCGGTGGCGGCCCACGGTGTCGCTGTGCCAGCAGGAGGACCTGGTGGTGCACCGGCTGGAGCTCTTGCACCCGCCCCACGGGACGTCGCTGGCGGCGGTCATCCGGGACGACATCGCGCAGGTGTCTCCGGAGACGGAGGTGCGGCTCACGTCACTGCCCATCCGGGATCCATGGAACCTGGAGGAGGTGTACGGCGCGCTGCTGGACCACGTGCGCGCGCAGCCCTTCCATCCGGAGGAAGAGGACTACCTGGTGCACATCACCACGGGCACGCACATCGCGCAGATCTGCATGTTCCTCCTGGTGGAGAGCCGGCTGATTCCAGGCCGGCTGGTGCAGACGTCTCCGGGCAAGGGAAAGGAACACGGGGCGGTGGGCACGCACGCCATCATCGACCTGGACCTGTCGAACTACGACACGCTGGCGGCGCGCTTCCGGCAACAGCAGCGCGAAGGCCTGTCGTTCCTCAAGTCCGGCATCGACACGCGCAACGCCGCGTTCAACCGGATCATCGAGCGCATCGAGCAGGTGGCGGTGCAGTCCCGAGCACCGCTGCTGCTGACGGGCCCCACGGGCGCGGGCAAGTCACAGCTCGCGAAGCGCATCTACGCGCTGAAGAAGGCGCGCAACCAGGTGACGGGGCCGTTCGTGGACCTGAACTGCGCCACGCTGCGCGGTGACGGCGCCATGTCCACGCTCTTCGGCCACGTGAAGGGCGCGTTCACGGGCGCGGTGGGAGACCGGCCCGGACTGATGCGGCAGGCGAACGGCGGCGTGCTGTTCCTGGACGAGATTGGAGAGCTGGGCGCGGACGAGCAGGCCATGTTGCTGCGCGCGCTGGAGGACAAGCGGTTCCTGCCGGTGGGCGCGGACAAGGAGGCGGAGAGCGACTTCCAGCTCATCGCGGGGACGAACCGCGACCTCCAACTGGACGTGGAGCGGGGGCGGTTTCGTGAGGACCTGCTCGCGCGCATCAACCTGTGGACCTTCCGGCTGCCCGCGCTGCGCGAGCGTCCAGAGGACATCGCGCCCAACCTGCAATACGAATTGGATCAGGCCTCACAGACGCTGGGGACGCGGGTGACGATGAGCAAGGAGGCGCAGGAGCACTTCCTGCGCTTCGCCACATCTCCTGAGGGCCGGTGGAGCGGCAACTTCCGCGACCTCAACGCGGCGGTGCTGCGCATGTCCACGCTGGCGGCCGGTGGGCGGATGACGCGCGACGTGGTGGACGAGGAGATGGACCGCCTGCGCGCGCAGTGGCGGCCCGCGAGCGCGGCGATGTCAGCGGGAGAAGACGTGCTGGTGGAGGTGATGGGTGCCACGCGCGCGGCGGAGCTGGACCGGTTCGACCGCGTGCAGCTCGCGGATGTGGTGACGGTGTGCCGCTCCGCGCGCTCGTTGTCGGACGCAGGCCGGACGCTGTTCGCGCAGTCACGGGCGCAGAAGAAGAGCATCAACGACGCGGACCGGCTCCGGAAGTACCTGGCGCGCTTCGGGCTGGCCTGGGCGGATGTGAGCGGTCGCGACGCGGAGTGA
- a CDS encoding RtcB family protein encodes MNANYEVMSDEAGRPIKTWTVGVPFEDEAKKQLRNLRGLPFIHKWVAVMPDVHRGYGATVGSVVPTVGAVVPAAVGVDIGCGMIAVRTTLRADQLPDSLRGVRSAIEAAVPHGRTDNGGRNDRGAWKDSPATHTSAWARLAEGYARIVAKHPRIGRGPELAHLGTLGTGNHFIELCVDESDGVWLMLHSGSRGVGNRIGSHFIELAKQDMERFFIHLPDADLAYLPEGTEHFEDYVFAVSWAQDFAAMNRELMLHSAVEALKASGELPAFELSESAVNCHHNYISREHHFGKNCFVTRKGAVRAREGDMGIIPGSMGARSYIVRGKGNADAFHSCSHGAGRVMSREAAKKRFTLEDHAKATAGVECRKDVDVIDETPAAYKPIDAVMAAQADLVEVVHTLKQVVCVKG; translated from the coding sequence ATGAACGCGAACTACGAGGTGATGTCGGACGAAGCGGGCCGCCCCATCAAGACGTGGACGGTGGGGGTGCCGTTCGAGGACGAGGCGAAGAAGCAGCTTCGCAACCTCCGCGGCCTGCCCTTCATCCACAAGTGGGTCGCCGTGATGCCGGACGTGCACCGCGGTTACGGCGCGACGGTCGGGAGCGTGGTGCCCACGGTGGGCGCGGTGGTGCCGGCGGCGGTGGGCGTGGACATCGGATGCGGGATGATCGCCGTGCGCACGACGCTGCGCGCGGATCAGCTGCCGGACTCGCTGCGCGGGGTCCGCTCGGCCATCGAGGCGGCCGTGCCGCACGGCCGTACGGACAACGGCGGCCGGAATGACCGTGGCGCGTGGAAGGACTCGCCCGCCACGCATACCTCCGCGTGGGCCCGCCTGGCGGAAGGGTACGCCCGCATCGTCGCGAAGCACCCTCGCATCGGCCGTGGGCCGGAGCTGGCGCACCTGGGAACGCTCGGGACGGGAAACCACTTCATCGAGCTGTGCGTCGATGAGTCGGATGGCGTGTGGCTGATGCTGCACTCGGGGTCGCGCGGCGTGGGGAACCGCATCGGAAGCCACTTCATCGAGCTGGCGAAGCAGGACATGGAGCGCTTCTTCATCCACCTGCCGGACGCGGACCTGGCGTACCTGCCGGAGGGAACGGAGCACTTTGAAGACTACGTCTTCGCGGTGAGCTGGGCGCAGGACTTCGCGGCGATGAACCGCGAGCTCATGCTGCACTCGGCGGTGGAGGCCCTGAAGGCGAGCGGTGAGCTGCCTGCGTTCGAGCTGTCCGAGTCCGCGGTGAACTGCCACCACAACTACATCTCGCGCGAGCACCACTTCGGAAAGAACTGCTTCGTGACCCGCAAGGGCGCGGTGCGGGCGCGCGAGGGCGACATGGGAATCATCCCCGGCAGCATGGGGGCCCGTTCCTACATCGTCCGCGGGAAGGGAAACGCGGATGCCTTCCACTCGTGCAGCCACGGCGCGGGCCGGGTGATGTCGCGCGAAGCGGCGAAGAAGCGCTTCACGCTGGAGGACCACGCGAAGGCGACCGCGGGCGTGGAGTGCCGCAAGGACGTGGACGTGATTGACGAGACGCCGGCCGCGTACAAGCCCATTGACGCCGTGATGGCCGCGCAGGCGGACCTGGTGGAGGTCGTCCACACGCTGAAGCAGGTGGTGTGCGTGAAGGGATAG